In Sphaeramia orbicularis chromosome 3, fSphaOr1.1, whole genome shotgun sequence, a genomic segment contains:
- the dbx1b gene encoding homeobox protein DBX1-B, which produces MMIPSVLAPPALYPGLYRPAAALPLHQTLPSAFPTHSSFLVEDLLRISRPTAAAFLNRSAPSSSAALPTATTTVSFSGAPAERAGATAAVTRESCSPKTSLPSSKDPTFLKFGVSAILAPSPKTASSPPSIHNLPSKTFPVPCFDGTFHPIFRTPYLPASSSVVPIPGTFSWPLAARGKPRRGMLRRAVFSDVQRKALEKMFQKQKYISKPDRKKLASKLGLKDSQVKIWFQNRRMKWRNSKERELLSSGGCREQTLPTKANPHPDLSDVGKKSSAEEEEEEEEAFRAEGLRAVGSSPSLSSKHSDFSESDEEEITVS; this is translated from the exons ATGATGATCCCAAGCGTCCTCGCGCCTCCCGCCCTGTACCCGGGGCTGTACCGGCCCGCCGCCGCGCTGCCGCTGCACCAGACCCTGCCGTCCGCCTTCCCCACGCACTCCAGCTTTTTAGTGGAGGACCTGCTGCGGATAAGCCGCCCCACCGCCGCCGCCTTCCTAAACCGGAGCGCCCCGTCGTCCAGCGCCGCCCTGCCCACGGCCACCACCACCGTGTCCTTCAGCGGCGCGCCCGCGGAGCGCGCAGGAGCCACTGCCGCGGTGACGCGCGAATCGTGCTCGCCCAAAACTTCACTCCCAAGCAGCAAGGACCCAACTTTCCTAAAGTTTGGAGTGAGCGCCATCCTCGCCCCTTCACCAAAGACAG CATCCTCACCCCCCTCAATCCACAACCTGCCCTCCAAGACCTTCCCCGTCCCCTGCTTTGACGGAACCTTCCACCCCATCTTCAGGACGCCTTATCTACCAG cATCCTCATCCGTCGTTCCCATCCCCGGGACCTTCTCGTGGCCTCTGGCCGCCAGAGGTAAGCCCCGCAGAGGGATGCTGAGGAGGGCAGTGTTCTCTGACGTGCAGCGGAAAGCTTTGGAGAAAATGTTCCAGAAACAGAAATACATAAGCAAACCAGACAGGAAGAAACTGGCCTCCAAGCTGGGCCTCAAAGATtcacag GTGAAGATCTGGTTCCAGAACCGGCGGATGAAGTGGCGGAACTCCAAGGAGCGGGAGCTGCTGTCCTCCGGGGGCTGCCGCGAACAGACGCTGCCCACCAAAGCGAACCCGCACCCGGACCTGAGCGACGTGGGCAAGAAGTCCTCcgccgaggaggaggaggaggaagaggaggcgttCAGGGCGGAGGGTCTGCGGGCGGTGGGCTCCTCTCCGTCTCTGTCCAGTAAACACTCGGACTTCTCAGAGTCAGACGAAGAAGAAATAACAGTATCTTAA